The genomic interval GCCAATCCCTCTTCTTCATTTCCCATGACAAGAGCGCAGGGCAATCGCTGTTGCGAATCCACGGCCGGGTGTCCGCCCCGCGTTGCCGCCCCCATGACATGAAAGTGTGGTCGAAGTGCACGGATGAAAGAAACGAGATTCTGGACCACGTACACTTCCACATGATCAAGCCCCCCTTCCGCCACCCGATAGGTGGCCTCGGTTGGCAGTGCCGCCTGTGGATGATCCGGCAGAATCAGCTTCGAGACACCGAAGTAGGCCGCCGAACGAATGATCGCCCCCAGATTGTGGACATTGCTGACGCGATCCAGTACCAGGAGAGATTGGCGTTGATCGGCCCAATCGCGAATTTCCTGCCAATCGGGTGAGCGATAAACCGGCGGCTCAACGATGACAACGACGCCCCCATGATGCAGTGTGCCCGAGATTCGCTCGAGTTCCTCCGATTCGACACAGCGATAGACCAATCGTTCCTGAGCCATCCATCGACAAAGATCACCGACTGCCGGAGCCATTGCGCGATTGAAGAAAAGCCGGACGACGGAATCGGAATCCGACTCAAACCGCGAACGAACGGCCTTCAGTCCGCAAATGGCAAGCTCTCGAGTCCGCATGAATTCGTACGACCTTTTAACAACAAGCGTCTTTACCGCGAGAGTCCTGGAATCTCGCGCTGCATTTCCAGGTCGAGTTTTATCACACCGACCGACCGAATGCTGGTGAAATCGCGTTCCTCGTCATCCAAGGCGACAAAGGTCGCCGCGCCAGGTGTTCTAAATGGATCATCAACGATGCGAATTAAAGAGATGTGCGATTATTGTCTCATGTTGCGTCGACTCGAAAATCAACCGACGAACGGCCGCCTTGAGCTTGCGCAAAATACCCTTTCCCCTCAACGACAGATGACAGTCACTGACGCCCAATCTCATGGCATCACGACACCTCTACCCCTACGGAATGCCGAACGGGTGTTCTTGAGGTTGTTCGACGATTTGATCGGATTGTCAGCGAAACTACTTGATGCATAAGACAATCGGAACGTCTTCGGTTTTCCCGGCAGGAATGGCACGGCCTCTGCTTCCCTCCCCTCTGCCGAAACTGCTTGTGCGGGGGCCGGCAGTTCGGCGTTGAAATGTGGCAATTGATGCTCTTCCTTTGACGACCCAAACATGCTGTTGCGGAATCTTGCGCAGAACGACCCGCTTGCGTCGCGACATGCTCGTTTTTTGTGCCGGACAACATGAGTCAACCGGAATGCCTCGTCTTGAGGTAGACGGTGTTCCGGAAATGGATTGAGTCTCATTGTTTCTTGAGGATCTGGGAATCTGTCATGCACCGCCGTCGATTGTATCACCCATCTCGCACGACTCGCGGCCATCGAAATGGGCTGCTGTTCATTGGGGCACTGCGAGAAGTTAGCCTGATCGCACTTGTCGTTGGGTTGTTGCTGATGGCAATCCGTGAATCGTCCTCCCTATTGCAAATGCATGGGACTCCGAAAGGAGCCGAGGCACCGACCTTCCCTCTCGACCCCATTATGAATCTCGACTTCGATCGAGATCGACGCACGCTAATTGCTCATACCTACCCAGAAGGCATCGACGAAATCAGGGTGTCGAATGCCGTGTCGAAAAAACGGATCTCGCCTCAAAACCTGTTCTCGACGGCAACCTCAGAAATCAATTCAACCACGATGATGCTGACGCAGTGGACGCACGAGAACAGCCTGCACCACGGAGTTTACTTCCTGCGAAATGATCAAGTCGTGCATTCAGAGGAATTCATTCTGAAAGTTCTGTCGACCGCAGATGCACGGATTTCTCGAGATGGCTCGATCGCCCTAATGATTTCACACAACGGCACGATCATTGGCTGGGACCTGACGCAATCACCACCGAACCGTTGGGAATTCCATTTGGAAAAATCCTCGGCCACCAATCAGCTTTCGCCTGACGGAACGAAGCTCGTGATTGCCGCGAATGACGGAAATCCGTTGATCTGCGATTCCCGGTCGGGTGAAGTGATTTTCTCGCTACCGGCCATCTCGAGCTGCTGCCGCAGCGCGGCCTGGTCAAGTGACGGACAGCGACTTTCACTTGGCGACGAACACGGCAATGTTTTTGTCTACGATACCGTAACGGGTCAACAGGTCTGGATGGGTCATATTAACTTCTTATTCGCACGCTCCATGGCACTGTCATTCGATGGGAACATCCTGGCCGCGGGTGGATTCGACAAGAAGATTCGGATCTGGGATCTCGCAAACAAGACGCATTCACCGGCCCGCGTCGTGGAGAGCACCAGCGTTGTCAACGATGTCATCATCACGGACGACACGTTGTTTGCCGCCTGTCTGGACGGAACGATTCGCGAATGGTCGCTGAAATCCGAACAACAGCCACGACAGATTCGCTAACGGGCGATGGAGTTCAATCACGTCTTACGACGGCGTTTTGCCAACAAGCGATCGAGCTGGTTTGCGAACGATTGACTGTCGTTGGTTCGAAACGGCGGCGGTCCGCCCGAGATCGCACCACTTCCCCGCAGTTCGTCCATGAGATTTCGCATCGCCAGACGTTCGCCAATATTCTCGAGCGTGTAAAGTTCGCCGCGTGGATCGATCGCACACGCCCCTTTTTCCACGACCAGGGCGGCCAGCGGAATATCGGCAGTAACCACCAGATCTTCGCGATCAAGCAGCTCAACAATCTTTTGATCCGCAACGTTCAGCCCCGAGGGGACGGTTAGAATCGTGATGAACTCTGACCGAGGAATGCGCATCGGTTGATTGGCGACGACCGTCAACGGAATCTTTGTCCGATTCGCCGCACGAAAGACGATTTCCTTGACGGCGACGGGGCACGCGTCTCCATCGATCCAGATTCGCATTATTAATGCCCCTCCCACAACGACCTCGTGACAGAACGCTTGCTGATAATCTATTCCACACCCCGGGCAAGCGTTCTCACTCGTGCGACATCAGACTCATGCACCGAGCTTTTGGCGGCAGTACGCCGCGCCGGCTTCCAGAGCTGCATCAATCTTCGAGGGATCTTTGCCGCCTGCTTCGGCCATATCAGGACGACCGCCTCCGCCGCCACCGCAGACCTTTGCTGCCGTCTTCACGCAGTCCGAGGCATTCAACCCTTTCGAGACAAGCACATCTTTGCTGACCGACGAAATGAAAGCGACTTTATCATCGGCAACCAACGCAAGCAGTACCGCGACTGACGGAGCTTTCTCGCGAATACGGTCGGCAAATTCTTTGAGCGATTCACGCGGGTAACCGGTCGCGTTATGGACGACCAACTTAACACCATTGATCGTTTCCGCCTTCGCAACCAGTTGCTCGGCGGCTTCGGTCAGCGAAGCCATCGAATGCTTTGCCAACTGCTTCTTGGCCTCACGCAGTTCCGCCTGCAACGCTTCGATCTTGCGCGGCAGTTCGTCGGGTTGGCCTTTGACCAGTGCGGCCGCTTCCTTGACAAGCGCCTCGGTCTCGCGAATTCGCTCCAACGCTTTGGGACCGGTCAAACAAGTCACG from Schlesneria paludicola DSM 18645 carries:
- a CDS encoding TrmH family RNA methyltransferase, with protein sequence MRTRELAICGLKAVRSRFESDSDSVVRLFFNRAMAPAVGDLCRWMAQERLVYRCVESEELERISGTLHHGGVVVIVEPPVYRSPDWQEIRDWADQRQSLLVLDRVSNVHNLGAIIRSAAYFGVSKLILPDHPQAALPTEATYRVAEGGLDHVEVYVVQNLVSFIRALRPHFHVMGAATRGGHPAVDSQQRLPCALVMGNEEEGLAPDVAAACTTLVSIPGSDRVESLNVSTAAAVLIWEMTRPKWMAPQRPMNPGPTRR
- a CDS encoding WD40 repeat domain-containing protein, whose protein sequence is MHRRRLYHPSRTTRGHRNGLLFIGALREVSLIALVVGLLLMAIRESSSLLQMHGTPKGAEAPTFPLDPIMNLDFDRDRRTLIAHTYPEGIDEIRVSNAVSKKRISPQNLFSTATSEINSTTMMLTQWTHENSLHHGVYFLRNDQVVHSEEFILKVLSTADARISRDGSIALMISHNGTIIGWDLTQSPPNRWEFHLEKSSATNQLSPDGTKLVIAANDGNPLICDSRSGEVIFSLPAISSCCRSAAWSSDGQRLSLGDEHGNVFVYDTVTGQQVWMGHINFLFARSMALSFDGNILAAGGFDKKIRIWDLANKTHSPARVVESTSVVNDVIITDDTLFAACLDGTIREWSLKSEQQPRQIR
- a CDS encoding YaiI/YqxD family protein; translated protein: MRIWIDGDACPVAVKEIVFRAANRTKIPLTVVANQPMRIPRSEFITILTVPSGLNVADQKIVELLDREDLVVTADIPLAALVVEKGACAIDPRGELYTLENIGERLAMRNLMDELRGSGAISGGPPPFRTNDSQSFANQLDRLLAKRRRKT